The proteins below come from a single Lactobacillus johnsonii genomic window:
- the rfbC gene encoding dTDP-4-dehydrorhamnose 3,5-epimerase: MGQIKVEKNVGGIEGLAVITPTVHGDDRGYFMETFNQRDMMDAGFSINFVQDNQSSSTKGVLRGLHFQKKYPQIKLVRAVRGSVFDVAVDLRSDSKTYGKWYGVELTAENKKQFLIPQGFAHGFLVLSDEAEFCYKVNDFWHPNDEGGMAWNDPEIGIEWPHLKGDYPGSPDASGYTLDDGTKLTLSDRDQEWKGLKDTFKF; the protein is encoded by the coding sequence ATGGGACAAATTAAAGTTGAAAAAAATGTTGGTGGAATTGAAGGTTTAGCAGTTATCACTCCAACTGTTCACGGTGATGACCGTGGATACTTCATGGAAACTTTTAACCAAAGAGATATGATGGATGCTGGCTTCAGCATTAACTTCGTTCAAGATAACCAATCAAGCTCAACCAAGGGTGTACTCCGTGGTTTGCACTTCCAAAAGAAATACCCACAAATTAAGTTGGTTCGTGCTGTTCGTGGTAGCGTATTTGACGTTGCTGTTGACCTTCGTAGCGACTCAAAGACTTACGGTAAGTGGTACGGTGTTGAATTGACTGCTGAAAACAAGAAGCAATTCTTAATTCCACAAGGGTTTGCTCATGGTTTCCTTGTTTTAAGTGATGAAGCAGAATTCTGCTACAAGGTTAACGATTTCTGGCACCCAAACGATGAAGGTGGTATGGCTTGGAACGATCCTGAAATTGGTATCGAATGGCCACATCTTAAGGGTGATTACCCAGGCAGTCCAGATGCTAGTGGCTACACTCTTGATGACGGTACTAAGCTTACTTTATCTGACCGTGATCAAGAATGGAAAGGCTTAAAGGATACTTTTAAGTTTTAA
- the rfbA gene encoding glucose-1-phosphate thymidylyltransferase RfbA translates to MKGIILAGGSGTRLYPLTLVTSKQLLPVYDKPMIYYPLSTLMLAGIKDILVISTPADTPRFKELLGDGSQFGVNLSYKVQPSPDGLAQAFTLGKDFINGEACAMVLGDNIFYGNGFTDLLKNAAEDAQKGKATVFGYYVNDPERFGVVDFDENGNAVSIEEKPEQPKSNYAVTGLYFYPAGVSEKAAQVKPSARGEVEITSLNDMYLQDDNLGVQLLGRGYAWLDTGTMQSLVDASNYVKMIEERQGVSVSAPEEIAYIHGWIDKDQLLEAAKHYGKSPYGKHLKSVAEGKVRY, encoded by the coding sequence ATGAAGGGAATTATTTTAGCAGGCGGTTCAGGTACTCGCTTATATCCATTGACTTTAGTAACTAGTAAGCAATTATTGCCAGTTTATGACAAGCCAATGATTTATTACCCATTATCTACTTTAATGTTAGCTGGTATTAAAGATATTTTAGTTATCTCTACTCCAGCTGACACGCCACGTTTTAAGGAACTATTAGGTGATGGTTCACAATTTGGTGTTAACCTTTCTTACAAGGTTCAACCAAGTCCAGATGGTTTGGCTCAAGCATTTACATTAGGTAAGGATTTCATTAATGGTGAAGCATGTGCCATGGTTTTAGGTGATAACATTTTCTACGGTAATGGTTTTACTGACTTACTTAAGAATGCTGCTGAAGATGCTCAAAAAGGTAAGGCAACTGTCTTTGGTTACTACGTAAATGATCCAGAACGTTTTGGTGTTGTTGACTTTGATGAAAATGGTAATGCCGTATCTATCGAAGAAAAACCAGAACAACCTAAGAGTAACTATGCTGTTACTGGTCTTTACTTCTATCCAGCTGGTGTAAGTGAAAAGGCTGCTCAAGTTAAGCCAAGTGCACGTGGCGAAGTAGAAATTACTAGTCTAAACGATATGTACTTACAAGACGATAACTTAGGTGTACAGCTTTTGGGTCGTGGTTATGCATGGCTTGATACTGGTACAATGCAAAGTTTAGTTGACGCTTCTAACTACGTTAAGATGATTGAAGAACGTCAAGGCGTTTCTGTTTCAGCTCCAGAAGAAATTGCTTATATTCACGGCTGGATTGACAAGGATCAACTTTTAGAAGCAGCTAAGCACTATGGCAAGAGCCCATATGGTAAACACTTAAAATCAGTTGCTGAAGGTAAAGTTCGTTACTAA
- the rfbB gene encoding dTDP-glucose 4,6-dehydratase: MKVIVTGGAGFIGSNFVFYMLKKHPDYEIICLDSLTYAGNLSTLKDVMDNPNFKFVKLDIRDREGVYKLFEEEKPDVVVNFAAESHVDRSIENPEIFLETNIIGTSVLMDACRKYGIKRFHQVSTDEVYGDLPLDRPDLFFHEDTPLHTSSPYSSSKASADLLVGAYGRTFNLPVTISRCSNNYGPYQFPEKLIPLMIQRALNNEKLPVYGDGKNVRDWLYVEDHCKAIDLILENGKPGEVYNIGGHNEMANIDIVKLICDYLDKPYSLIEHVTDRKGHDRRYAIDPEKIHNELGWLPETMFKDGIKKNIQWYLDNKDWWENIISGDYQNYYDEMYGKKQVLDKD, from the coding sequence ATGAAAGTTATTGTTACTGGCGGTGCCGGTTTTATCGGTTCAAACTTTGTTTTTTACATGTTAAAGAAGCATCCTGATTACGAAATTATCTGTTTAGATAGTTTAACTTATGCAGGTAACTTATCTACTTTAAAGGATGTTATGGATAATCCTAACTTCAAGTTCGTTAAGTTAGATATTCGTGACCGTGAAGGTGTTTACAAGTTATTCGAAGAAGAAAAGCCTGATGTAGTAGTTAACTTTGCTGCTGAAAGTCACGTTGATCGTTCTATTGAAAACCCAGAAATTTTCTTAGAAACGAACATTATCGGTACTTCTGTCTTAATGGATGCTTGCCGTAAATACGGTATCAAGCGTTTCCACCAAGTTTCAACTGACGAAGTTTACGGTGATTTACCACTTGATCGGCCAGATCTTTTCTTCCACGAAGATACTCCACTTCATACTTCAAGTCCTTACTCATCAAGTAAGGCTAGTGCAGACCTATTAGTTGGTGCATACGGCAGAACTTTCAACTTGCCAGTAACCATCTCACGTTGTTCTAACAACTATGGTCCATATCAATTCCCAGAAAAATTGATTCCATTGATGATTCAAAGAGCATTAAACAATGAAAAATTACCAGTTTACGGTGATGGTAAGAATGTTCGTGACTGGCTCTATGTTGAAGATCACTGCAAGGCAATTGACCTTATCTTAGAAAATGGTAAGCCTGGTGAAGTTTACAACATTGGTGGTCACAACGAAATGGCTAACATTGATATTGTTAAGCTTATCTGTGATTACTTAGATAAGCCATACTCATTAATTGAACACGTTACTGACCGTAAGGGTCATGACCGTCGTTACGCTATCGACCCAGAAAAGATTCACAACGAATTAGGCTGGCTTCCAGAAACTATGTTCAAAGATGGTATCAAGAAGAATATCCAATGGTACCTTGACAACAAAGACTGGTGGGAAAACATCATTTCTGGTGACTACCAAAACTATTACGACGAAATGTACGGTAAGAAGCAAGTTTTAGATAAGGACTAA
- a CDS encoding MerR family transcriptional regulator produces the protein MPTYYTSGEFAKKAHVSIRTIRYYDQKNLLKPSTHTASGARRYTDADFAKLQQILLLKYLGFSLTDIREMTLGSGDRQLLLDSLQIQKRLVEERLKEMQNVVTAIDSTSSTLRAGHEVDWNKMLDLIHLTSMNQSLSTQYQNASNISARIKLHRDYSLNKEGWFHWLFRQLDLKPGMKILELGAGNGTLWSQNLDRIPKGLTIVLSDISEGILADAKNEIGDRAEFQYAVFDAQKIPFADNTFDLVIANHMLFYCDNIPKTLKEIKRVMKKGASFACSTYSKRHMHEITDLVQEFNPEIVLSSTNLYDRFGLDNGAEILSHDFTDVTCYKYEDAIELSESTPVISYILSCHGNQNSILLDHYNEFKNYVDDKVSDGFHITKDVGCFICKK, from the coding sequence ATGCCAACATATTACACAAGCGGCGAATTTGCGAAGAAGGCGCATGTTTCAATTCGTACAATTCGCTATTACGATCAAAAAAATTTATTAAAACCATCAACACACACGGCAAGTGGTGCAAGACGTTACACTGATGCTGATTTTGCCAAATTACAACAAATTCTTCTATTAAAATATCTTGGATTTTCTTTAACAGACATTCGAGAAATGACTTTAGGATCAGGAGATAGGCAACTTTTACTTGATTCTTTGCAGATCCAAAAAAGACTAGTGGAAGAACGACTTAAAGAAATGCAGAATGTAGTTACTGCCATTGATTCAACTAGTAGCACTTTGAGGGCCGGACACGAAGTAGACTGGAATAAGATGCTAGACTTGATTCATTTGACTTCAATGAATCAGTCTCTAAGTACTCAATACCAAAATGCTTCCAATATTTCTGCGCGAATCAAGCTTCACCGGGATTATTCTCTTAATAAAGAGGGATGGTTCCACTGGTTGTTTAGACAACTAGACTTAAAGCCGGGGATGAAGATTCTAGAACTAGGGGCGGGTAATGGTACTCTCTGGTCACAAAATCTAGATAGAATTCCTAAAGGATTAACCATTGTTTTATCTGATATTTCTGAAGGTATCTTAGCTGATGCGAAGAATGAGATTGGAGACAGAGCAGAATTTCAATATGCTGTTTTTGATGCACAAAAAATACCTTTTGCGGATAATACATTTGATTTGGTAATTGCTAACCATATGCTTTTCTACTGTGACAATATTCCTAAGACTTTGAAGGAAATAAAGAGAGTAATGAAAAAGGGCGCTTCTTTTGCGTGCTCTACTTATTCTAAGAGACATATGCATGAAATTACTGATTTAGTTCAAGAATTTAATCCAGAAATTGTCTTGTCTTCAACTAACTTGTATGATCGCTTTGGCTTAGACAATGGGGCAGAAATTTTATCCCATGATTTTACTGATGTTACCTGTTATAAGTATGAGGATGCGATTGAATTGTCTGAATCTACGCCAGTAATTTCTTATATTTTGTCTTGTCATGGTAATCAGAATTCGATTTTACTAGATCACTATAATGAATTTAAAAATTACGTTGATGATAAAGTAAGCGATGGCTTTCATATTACTAAAGATGTTGGATGTTTTATTTGTAAGAAATAA
- a CDS encoding DUF6710 family protein: MFVNKQRKINQLKEEIHSISFYRPNELDKTLDYFLGKDSNSKDAYQFEVLIYLQKIICNSIQYGDFAYASLSRPHSAPKGFDSNCFRPRNSKDYKNIDLYDNPVFISGLKNPIIACPWNNQRIVDNIRYIGKGNNNKFDSKNSNIDNVYIYPLGIVLVNNGNHSQLSAVLKNEFDQVKINRIYDISLALKNSDSEFSNFYGYSRINNRVVRDKWISLMKIGSILGNNKFFPPEILNNLREEQR; this comes from the coding sequence GTGTTTGTAAATAAACAAAGAAAAATCAATCAATTGAAAGAAGAAATTCATAGTATTTCTTTTTATAGACCTAATGAATTAGATAAGACTTTAGACTATTTTTTAGGGAAAGATAGTAATAGTAAAGATGCTTATCAGTTTGAAGTACTAATCTATTTGCAAAAGATAATTTGTAATAGCATTCAGTATGGCGATTTTGCTTATGCATCTTTGAGTAGACCTCATAGTGCACCGAAAGGATTTGATTCTAATTGTTTTAGACCGAGAAATTCAAAAGATTATAAAAATATTGATCTCTATGATAATCCTGTATTTATTAGTGGTTTAAAAAATCCAATTATTGCGTGTCCGTGGAATAATCAGAGAATTGTAGATAATATTCGGTATATTGGAAAAGGAAATAATAATAAATTTGATTCAAAAAATTCAAATATAGACAATGTTTATATTTATCCATTAGGTATCGTTTTAGTTAATAACGGAAATCATAGTCAATTAAGTGCTGTGCTAAAAAATGAATTTGATCAAGTTAAAATTAATCGTATTTATGATATTTCTTTGGCGTTAAAAAATTCTGATAGTGAATTTTCGAATTTTTATGGATACAGTCGAATAAATAATAGGGTAGTTAGAGACAAATGGATTTCTTTAATGAAAATTGGAAGTATATTAGGTAATAATAAATTTTTCCCACCTGAAATATTAAATAATCTCAGAGAGGAACAAAGGTAA
- the tnpB gene encoding IS66 family insertion sequence element accessory protein TnpB, with translation MIKIVDTLVYLVREKFEPVPFSGKVFLFCGGKQDSFKALYWEGQGY, from the coding sequence ATGATAAAAATCGTCGATACTTTAGTTTATTTAGTTAGAGAAAAGTTTGAGCCTGTTCCTTTTTCTGGTAAAGTGTTTCTCTTTTGTGGCGGTAAACAGGATAGCTTTAAAGCTTTATATTGGGAGGGACAAGGTTATTAG
- a CDS encoding ISL3 family transposase: MSSLNDYIKFTLDIEDKNIIFSDYSNENINGKIYKIYLAELIQPTCPYCRSTNLKHNGHYVSNVRFITADASKPVTIRLRKQRVLCNYCLKRSMAQSNLVNKGCYISNTSKRKILSALTEDRSMTSIAREHNVSVNTVQRVLEVCSSKFYDAFDHLPEHLAFDEFKGVGKKLHFICLDGDTHKVVQILRTRFKPDILRYFYKFTPKARAMVKTVTMDLNCYYPLVARELFPNAQIVIDRFHMVQMLTRSFNTFRVQIMKKFNKQSREYKLLKSPWKLYLMKYGKLNKTTPYYDWHFKDCLTQEHVVLDGLDCDQTLENTYWIMQDFMAAIQNKDEKKVIHLLHSKQAVGKQMHQTLLTFKRNYSGVLNGIASTYSNGCLEGVNRKIKQIERTAYGYRNFKHLLIRIRLEENIVKEKEPNNYFLVT, encoded by the coding sequence ATGTCCTCTTTAAATGATTATATTAAATTTACTCTTGATATTGAAGATAAAAACATTATTTTTTCTGATTATTCAAATGAAAATATTAACGGTAAGATTTACAAAATATATTTAGCTGAGCTGATCCAGCCTACTTGTCCTTATTGTCGTTCTACTAATCTTAAGCATAACGGTCATTACGTCTCTAACGTTCGTTTCATTACTGCTGATGCTAGTAAGCCCGTTACTATCAGATTAAGAAAACAACGTGTTCTCTGCAATTACTGTTTAAAAAGATCTATGGCTCAATCTAATCTGGTTAATAAAGGCTGCTATATCTCTAACACTTCTAAGCGAAAAATACTTTCTGCTCTTACTGAAGATCGTTCAATGACCAGCATTGCTAGAGAACATAATGTATCTGTCAACACGGTTCAAAGAGTATTAGAAGTCTGCTCTTCTAAGTTCTATGATGCCTTTGATCATCTCCCTGAACACTTAGCTTTTGATGAATTTAAGGGCGTAGGCAAAAAGCTTCACTTTATTTGTCTAGATGGTGATACTCACAAAGTTGTTCAAATTCTTAGAACTCGTTTCAAACCTGATATTCTACGCTATTTTTACAAGTTCACTCCTAAAGCTCGTGCAATGGTTAAAACAGTAACTATGGATCTTAATTGTTATTATCCTTTAGTTGCTAGAGAATTATTTCCAAATGCTCAGATAGTTATTGACCGTTTTCATATGGTTCAAATGCTTACTCGATCTTTTAATACTTTCAGAGTTCAGATCATGAAAAAGTTCAATAAACAAAGTCGTGAATATAAACTTTTAAAGTCCCCTTGGAAGCTTTATCTCATGAAATATGGCAAGCTCAATAAGACTACTCCTTATTACGACTGGCATTTTAAGGACTGTCTAACACAGGAGCATGTTGTCTTAGACGGTTTAGATTGTGATCAAACTTTAGAAAATACTTATTGGATTATGCAAGACTTTATGGCTGCTATTCAGAATAAAGATGAAAAGAAAGTTATTCACTTACTTCATTCAAAACAAGCGGTTGGTAAACAAATGCATCAAACTCTATTAACTTTTAAACGCAATTATTCTGGTGTCTTAAATGGTATTGCCTCAACTTATTCTAATGGCTGTCTTGAAGGAGTTAACCGTAAAATTAAACAAATTGAGCGTACTGCTTATGGCTATAGAAATTTCAAACATTTATTAATTAGAATTAGACTCGAAGAAAATATTGTAAAAGAAAAAGAGCCAAACAACTATTTTCTAGTTACTTAG
- a CDS encoding flippase, producing MKVIKNYLYNVGYQVLAIIVPLITSAYVSRVLRPEGVGANSFTNSIIQYFILFANMGIGYYGNRQIAYVRENREQMSKTFWEIQIVKTIMTLYAFVAFEIFMIFYTRQPEYMWAQSLNLIAIAFDISWFYEGIEDFKVTVLKNSLVKILSMIAIFIFIKGPNDVTLYIIVLALSTLIGNLTLWPNIRRDLDKVSIRFLNPWQHFLPMAELFIPQIATQVYVQLNKTMLGVMVNETASGYYQYSDNLVKLILALVTATGTVMLPHVANAVAHGDMHKVNQMLYKSFDFVSAVSYPMMFGLAAISLTLAPNYYGPGYYPVGSAMMIESIVILIIAWSNVLGVQYLLPTHHQKQFTISVTLGAVVNLILNIPLIRLWGLTGAMWSTVFSEISVTLYQMWAVRHMLNFKALFADSWKYFVAGLGMFIPVFWMNTHLKGSWLMMGLEVLVGIGIYAGVLFILRAKILQDAKELIGDRFKK from the coding sequence ATGAAGGTCATTAAGAATTACCTTTACAATGTTGGCTATCAAGTTTTAGCAATAATAGTACCCTTAATTACATCAGCATATGTCAGTCGAGTTTTAAGACCAGAGGGTGTCGGTGCTAATTCATTTACTAACTCCATAATTCAATATTTTATCTTATTTGCAAATATGGGTATTGGATATTATGGAAATAGACAAATAGCCTATGTGAGAGAAAATAGAGAGCAAATGTCAAAAACTTTTTGGGAGATTCAAATTGTAAAGACTATTATGACTCTATACGCCTTTGTTGCGTTTGAAATTTTTATGATTTTTTATACTCGTCAACCTGAGTATATGTGGGCACAATCATTAAATTTAATTGCAATTGCATTTGATATTTCTTGGTTCTATGAGGGAATAGAAGATTTTAAAGTTACAGTTTTAAAAAATTCATTGGTAAAAATTTTATCAATGATTGCTATCTTTATATTTATCAAAGGACCAAATGATGTAACTTTATATATTATTGTACTTGCTTTATCAACATTAATTGGTAACTTAACTCTATGGCCAAATATTAGACGTGATCTTGATAAAGTTTCAATTAGGTTTTTGAATCCATGGCAACATTTTTTACCTATGGCTGAACTATTCATTCCCCAGATTGCAACACAAGTGTATGTGCAACTTAACAAGACCATGTTAGGAGTCATGGTTAATGAAACAGCATCTGGATATTATCAATATTCCGATAATTTAGTTAAGTTAATTTTGGCATTGGTTACAGCAACGGGAACAGTTATGTTACCACACGTTGCTAATGCAGTTGCACATGGCGATATGCATAAAGTTAATCAAATGCTATATAAATCATTTGACTTTGTTTCTGCTGTTTCCTATCCCATGATGTTTGGATTGGCAGCAATATCTCTCACTTTAGCTCCAAATTACTATGGACCGGGCTACTATCCGGTTGGATCCGCTATGATGATTGAATCAATTGTAATTTTAATTATTGCATGGAGTAATGTGTTAGGGGTTCAGTATTTACTGCCAACTCATCATCAAAAGCAATTTACGATTTCTGTTACTTTAGGGGCAGTTGTAAATCTGATTTTAAATATTCCATTGATCAGATTATGGGGCCTAACTGGTGCAATGTGGTCAACTGTTTTTTCAGAGATTTCTGTTACCTTATACCAAATGTGGGCTGTGCGACACATGCTTAATTTTAAGGCATTATTTGCTGACTCTTGGAAATACTTCGTTGCGGGCTTAGGAATGTTTATTCCTGTTTTTTGGATGAATACCCATTTAAAGGGGTCTTGGTTGATGATGGGGCTGGAAGTACTAGTTGGTATAGGAATTTACGCTGGGGTATTATTTATACTACGGGCTAAGATACTTCAGGATGCCAAAGAGCTAATTGGGGATAGATTTAAAAAATAG
- the glf gene encoding UDP-galactopyranose mutase, whose amino-acid sequence MKKKYLVVGSGLFGAVFAHEAAKRGNKVTVIEQRDHLAGNIYTKEVDGIQVHQYGAHIFHTSDKKVWDYVQQFAEFNRYTNAPVANYYGKMYNLPFNMNTFSEMWGVRTPQEAMDKINEQRQEMAGKEPQNLEEQAISLIGRDIYEKLIKSYTEKQWGRKATELPAFIIKRLPVRLTYDNNYFNDDYQGIPKGGYTQIVEKMLNDDNIEVKLNTNFFDKKDEYVKDFDKIVYTGMIDKFFDYKLGELEYRSLRFETEEKDVDNYQGNAVINYTDAETPYTRVIEHKHFEFGKGDKDKTIITREYPADWKRGDEPYYPVNNDRNNELYKQYRDLAEKENDKVIFGGRLGQYKYYNMDQVIAAALESVKNEFGE is encoded by the coding sequence ATGAAAAAAAAATATTTAGTAGTAGGGTCAGGATTATTTGGTGCAGTATTTGCACATGAAGCAGCAAAACGTGGTAATAAAGTTACTGTAATTGAACAACGAGATCACTTAGCAGGAAATATTTACACTAAAGAAGTTGATGGAATTCAGGTTCATCAGTATGGTGCACATATTTTCCATACTTCAGACAAAAAAGTTTGGGATTATGTACAACAATTTGCGGAATTTAATCGTTACACTAATGCCCCTGTAGCCAATTACTATGGTAAAATGTATAATTTACCATTTAATATGAATACTTTTAGTGAAATGTGGGGAGTAAGAACTCCACAAGAAGCTATGGATAAAATTAATGAACAGCGACAAGAAATGGCAGGCAAAGAACCACAAAATCTTGAGGAACAAGCCATTTCATTAATTGGACGTGATATCTATGAAAAGCTAATTAAAAGTTATACTGAAAAGCAATGGGGAAGAAAAGCTACTGAATTACCAGCATTTATCATTAAACGATTACCAGTTCGATTAACTTATGATAATAATTACTTCAATGATGATTACCAAGGAATTCCTAAGGGTGGTTATACTCAAATCGTTGAAAAGATGCTTAATGACGACAATATTGAAGTTAAATTAAATACTAACTTTTTTGATAAAAAAGATGAATATGTAAAAGACTTCGATAAGATTGTCTATACTGGTATGATTGATAAATTTTTTGATTATAAGTTAGGCGAACTAGAATACCGCTCACTTCGTTTTGAGACTGAAGAAAAAGATGTTGATAATTACCAAGGGAATGCAGTAATAAATTATACTGATGCAGAGACGCCATATACTCGTGTAATTGAGCATAAACATTTTGAGTTTGGAAAAGGTGATAAAGATAAAACAATTATTACCCGAGAATATCCTGCTGACTGGAAACGTGGAGACGAACCATATTACCCCGTTAATAATGATAGAAACAATGAGTTATATAAACAATACAGAGATTTAGCTGAAAAAGAAAACGATAAAGTCATTTTTGGTGGTCGTTTAGGTCAATATAAATATTACAATATGGACCAAGTAATTGCAGCTGCTTTAGAATCTGTAAAAAATGAGTTTGGTGAATAA
- a CDS encoding beta-1,6-N-acetylglucosaminyltransferase, with product MQAVVISAYKDTKYLQRLINFFQKEFKVIIHIDKKSNININDLKFNSNVSIYKRYKINWGSYNHLLAILFCLRKVIENPKIKYIHIISGGDIPVKNIKEFKKFETSKLIFMEHFKVSELNDPNIKKRYEYGTRFSNFDSRKKAIKIVNKFYQMTHKPKKEIGRFNESQLYKGLIWMSLPKDALKYVLEYSEKNKVLDSLKNVLIPEEFYFQTILMNSNYRKNVASNNITYNDWSKERHGSLPAILDESDFLQIKNGDYYFARKIDPYISRELVKIISEKINKF from the coding sequence ATGCAGGCGGTTGTTATTAGTGCTTATAAAGATACCAAGTATTTACAGCGGTTAATAAATTTTTTTCAAAAAGAATTTAAAGTTATTATTCATATTGATAAAAAGAGTAATATAAATATTAATGATCTTAAGTTTAATTCGAATGTTTCAATCTATAAAAGATATAAAATCAATTGGGGAAGTTACAATCATCTTTTGGCAATTCTGTTTTGTCTACGTAAGGTAATAGAAAATCCAAAAATTAAATATATTCACATAATTTCTGGAGGAGACATACCCGTAAAGAATATTAAAGAATTTAAAAAATTTGAAACTAGTAAGTTAATCTTTATGGAACATTTTAAAGTTAGTGAACTTAATGATCCTAATATAAAAAAAAGGTATGAATATGGAACCCGATTTTCAAATTTTGATTCTAGAAAAAAAGCAATTAAAATAGTGAATAAATTTTATCAAATGACACATAAGCCTAAAAAAGAAATAGGAAGGTTTAATGAGAGTCAGTTGTATAAAGGATTAATTTGGATGTCTCTTCCAAAAGATGCTTTAAAGTATGTATTAGAATATAGTGAAAAGAATAAAGTGCTAGATTCACTAAAAAATGTGTTGATTCCAGAAGAATTTTATTTTCAGACTATATTAATGAATTCAAACTATAGAAAAAATGTGGCTTCAAATAATATAACTTATAATGATTGGTCAAAGGAGAGGCATGGGTCTTTGCCAGCTATTTTAGATGAAAGTGATTTTTTACAGATAAAAAATGGAGATTATTATTTTGCGAGAAAAATCGATCCATATATATCTAGAGAATTAGTAAAAATAATATCTGAAAAGATTAATAAATTTTAA